A genomic window from Promicromonospora sukumoe includes:
- a CDS encoding septum formation initiator family protein, giving the protein MPSSRRPARPSGSARGSGARPSSTPRAGSGSSGAKGGKGATPAKKQPRKGSTAKDSPKGTTAKGSAAKGASAKDAKAPKTAKAPRAAAGKKQGPTTAARSTAQPSSARSTTGATAGRKPATPSTSASRRAAPPRTAAASRPAARATGAARTAGAAPRGTRPTSGSGAKRPAQPRRRSTATGSVAPPTRPARADRRRSSYGFVMPEVLTVRAMVLSVVVLLAVVLLLPTVRAVVTQQAELRDLRSELSQQEEQKSELETELARWDDRSYVIEQARSRLQFVMPGDKVWRPLDTDSVEQEQPEPGVVEPSPGASEDGAAPWYTSVWDSVRIADGE; this is encoded by the coding sequence ATGCCTTCCTCACGTCGCCCGGCGCGGCCCTCGGGTTCGGCGCGCGGCTCGGGCGCGCGCCCGTCGTCGACCCCGCGCGCGGGGTCGGGATCGTCCGGCGCGAAGGGCGGCAAGGGCGCCACGCCGGCGAAGAAGCAGCCCCGGAAGGGCTCGACCGCCAAGGACTCGCCGAAGGGCACGACGGCGAAGGGCTCCGCCGCGAAGGGCGCCTCGGCCAAGGACGCGAAGGCTCCCAAGACCGCGAAGGCCCCGAGGGCTGCGGCGGGCAAGAAGCAGGGGCCGACCACGGCGGCCCGGTCGACTGCGCAGCCGTCGTCCGCCCGCTCGACGACGGGGGCGACCGCCGGACGCAAGCCCGCCACGCCGTCGACGTCGGCGAGCCGCCGCGCGGCCCCGCCGCGCACCGCCGCCGCCTCCCGGCCCGCCGCCCGCGCCACGGGTGCCGCCCGCACGGCGGGCGCCGCTCCCCGGGGCACGCGTCCGACGTCGGGCAGCGGGGCGAAGCGACCCGCGCAGCCGCGCCGCCGGAGCACGGCCACGGGCAGTGTCGCGCCGCCCACCCGCCCCGCTCGCGCGGACCGCAGGCGCAGCAGCTACGGGTTCGTGATGCCCGAGGTGCTCACCGTCCGCGCGATGGTGCTGTCCGTCGTGGTGCTCCTCGCGGTGGTGCTGCTGCTGCCGACGGTGCGCGCCGTCGTGACGCAGCAGGCCGAGCTGCGCGACCTGCGCTCCGAGCTGAGCCAGCAGGAGGAGCAGAAGTCCGAGCTCGAGACCGAGCTGGCGCGCTGGGACGACCGGTCGTACGTGATCGAGCAGGCGCGGTCGCGCCTGCAGTTCGTCATGCCGGGGGACAAGGTGTGGCGTCCGCTCGACACCGACTCGGTGGAGCAGGAGCAGCCGGAGCCCGGGGTCGTCGAGCCGTCGCCGGGCGCGTCCGAGGACGGCGCCGCGCCCTGGTACACGAGCGTCTGGGACTCCGTGCGGATCGCGGACGGGGAGTAG
- a CDS encoding NAD(P)/FAD-dependent oxidoreductase: MPQNDLTSVSHASDPATPRPRKVPRIVVLGGGSVGLYVARRLRKKLKKREAAIVVVDPRPYMTYAPFLPEAAAGSIDARDVVAPHRKALKGIDVLQGKVTTIEHGRKAVKIQPEEGDEYEVTYDQLVVGLGSVSRTLPIPGLAESAIGFKNVEEAIAVRNHVISRLDIASSTWDADLRKRMLTFTFVGGGFAGIEALAEIEDMARYATRQYDTIETSDLRFVMIEGAGRILPEVTEPMGEYALAELKKRGIEFHLNTFLSSCVDGHVVTSTGVEFDTETIVWTAGVKANPVIKEASDLPFDKLGRVIVLPTLQVATEDGEIIDGAWAAGDCAAVPDVLNPGKFCPPNAQHAIREAVRLADNIVALYKDKPAVEYNHKNVGVVASLGLYKGVAELFGFVKLRGFPAWVAHRGYHVMAMPTGNRKVRILIGWIGQFLLGRELVSLGSLHDPRQEFRNASVPPKPVGEKVEQKAESSAERAESGAKA; encoded by the coding sequence ATGCCTCAGAACGACCTGACCTCGGTCAGCCATGCTTCCGACCCGGCGACGCCGCGCCCGCGGAAGGTGCCGCGCATCGTGGTGCTCGGCGGCGGGTCCGTCGGCCTCTACGTGGCGCGCCGCCTGCGAAAGAAGCTGAAGAAGCGGGAAGCGGCCATCGTCGTCGTCGACCCGCGCCCGTACATGACGTATGCGCCCTTCCTGCCGGAGGCCGCGGCCGGCTCGATCGACGCCCGTGACGTCGTCGCCCCGCACCGGAAGGCCCTCAAGGGCATCGACGTGCTGCAGGGCAAGGTCACCACGATCGAGCATGGTCGCAAGGCCGTGAAGATCCAGCCCGAGGAGGGCGACGAGTACGAGGTGACGTACGACCAGCTGGTCGTCGGCCTCGGCTCGGTGTCGCGCACGCTGCCCATCCCGGGCCTCGCGGAGTCGGCCATCGGCTTCAAGAACGTGGAAGAGGCCATCGCGGTCCGTAACCACGTCATCAGCCGGCTGGACATCGCCTCCTCGACCTGGGACGCCGACCTGCGCAAGCGCATGCTCACGTTCACGTTCGTGGGCGGCGGGTTCGCCGGGATCGAGGCGCTCGCCGAGATCGAGGACATGGCGCGGTACGCGACGCGTCAGTACGACACGATCGAGACCTCCGACCTGCGCTTCGTCATGATCGAGGGCGCGGGCCGCATCCTGCCCGAGGTCACCGAGCCGATGGGCGAGTACGCCCTCGCCGAGCTGAAGAAGCGCGGCATCGAGTTCCACCTCAACACGTTCCTGTCGTCCTGCGTGGACGGGCACGTCGTGACCTCGACCGGCGTCGAGTTCGACACCGAGACGATCGTGTGGACCGCCGGCGTCAAGGCGAACCCGGTCATCAAGGAGGCGTCCGACCTCCCGTTCGACAAGCTGGGCCGCGTCATCGTGCTCCCCACCCTGCAGGTGGCCACGGAGGACGGCGAGATCATCGACGGCGCCTGGGCCGCCGGCGACTGCGCCGCCGTGCCGGACGTGCTCAACCCGGGCAAGTTCTGCCCGCCGAACGCGCAGCACGCGATCCGCGAGGCCGTGCGCCTGGCCGACAACATCGTCGCGCTCTACAAGGACAAGCCCGCCGTCGAGTACAACCACAAGAACGTCGGTGTGGTCGCGTCGCTGGGTCTGTACAAGGGCGTCGCCGAGCTGTTCGGGTTCGTCAAGCTCCGCGGCTTCCCGGCCTGGGTGGCCCACCGCGGCTACCACGTCATGGCGATGCCGACCGGCAACCGCAAGGTCCGCATCCTGATCGGCTGGATCGGCCAGTTCCTGCTGGGCCGCGAGCTGGTCTCGCTGGGCTCGCTGCACGACCCGCGGCAGGAGTTCCGCAACGCGTCGGTGCCGCCGAAGCCCGTGGGCGAGAAGGTCGAGCAGAAGGCGGAGTCGTCCGCCGAGCGCGCCGAGTCGGGCGCCAAGGCCTGA
- a CDS encoding ATP-binding cassette domain-containing protein: MVFGSIEVRGARENNLQGVSLDIPKRKLTVFTGVSGSGKSSLVFGTVAAESRRLIDETYSAFLQGFMPSPPRPDVDTLSNLSAAIVVDQEPMGANARSTVGTATDAYTMLRVIWSRLGEPYVGGSNLFSFNDPQGMCPGCEGLGRVSTIDTEALVDRSKSLKEGAITFPNFGVGTWYWKVYADSGLFDVDKPLKDYTETEWHDLMHGDERKVVAGGINVTYESLVPKITRLYLVKDVESMKGAMRAAVDRLATFASCPDCGGTRLNDRARSSLVKGKHIGEAAAMQLTDLAELVRDLADPHVQPILDGLNDLLATFEQIGLGYLSLDRESSSLSGGEAQRTKMVRHMGSALTDVTYVFDEPTIGLHPHDVRQMNALLQRLRDKGNTVLVVEHKPEVMAAADHLVDMGPGAGTHGGTVVYQGDLAGLRTSGTATGKHLDQAVTVKATPRTPTGVLRIEHANLHNLRDVSVDVPLGVLVAVTGVAGSGKSSLIHGCLPRDGVTFVDQSVIRGSRRSNPATYTGILEPIRKQYARANGVKPALFSANSAGACPECKGVGLIYTDLAFMAGVASVCEACGGKRFTDEVLGYTLRGKNIAEVLAMSVEEALNFFTEKTVLPMLSRLSDVGLDYISLGQHLNTLSGGERQRLKLAIEMGGDTPTFVLDEPTAGLHMQDVDNLSGLLDRLVDSGRSVIVVEHNLSVVARADWVIDMGPGGGHDGGRVVFEGTPADLARQESSLTGRHLAELLA, translated from the coding sequence GTGGTGTTCGGATCTATCGAGGTGCGCGGAGCCCGTGAGAACAACCTGCAGGGTGTCTCGCTCGACATCCCCAAGCGCAAGCTCACGGTGTTCACCGGGGTGTCCGGATCAGGCAAGAGCTCGCTCGTGTTCGGTACCGTCGCCGCGGAGTCGCGGCGGCTGATCGACGAGACCTACTCGGCGTTCCTCCAGGGGTTCATGCCCTCTCCCCCGCGTCCCGACGTCGACACGCTGTCGAACCTGTCGGCCGCCATCGTCGTGGACCAGGAGCCGATGGGCGCCAACGCGCGCTCGACCGTCGGCACGGCCACCGACGCCTACACAATGCTGCGCGTCATCTGGTCGCGGCTCGGTGAGCCGTACGTCGGCGGCTCGAACCTGTTCTCCTTCAACGACCCGCAGGGCATGTGCCCCGGCTGCGAGGGCCTGGGCCGCGTGTCCACGATCGACACCGAGGCCCTGGTGGACCGGAGCAAGTCGCTGAAGGAGGGAGCCATCACGTTCCCCAACTTCGGGGTCGGCACCTGGTACTGGAAGGTCTACGCGGACTCCGGCCTGTTCGACGTCGACAAGCCGCTGAAGGACTACACCGAGACCGAGTGGCACGACCTGATGCACGGCGACGAGCGGAAGGTCGTCGCGGGCGGCATCAACGTGACCTACGAGTCGCTGGTCCCCAAGATCACGCGGCTCTACCTGGTCAAGGACGTCGAGTCGATGAAGGGCGCGATGCGGGCGGCCGTGGACCGGCTCGCCACGTTCGCGTCGTGCCCCGACTGCGGCGGCACCCGGCTCAACGACCGGGCGCGGTCGTCCCTCGTCAAGGGCAAGCACATCGGCGAGGCCGCGGCCATGCAGCTGACCGACCTGGCCGAGCTGGTGCGTGACCTCGCCGACCCGCACGTGCAGCCCATCCTGGACGGGCTCAACGACCTGCTCGCCACGTTCGAGCAGATCGGGCTCGGCTACCTGTCGCTGGACCGCGAGTCGTCATCGCTCTCGGGCGGGGAGGCCCAGCGCACCAAGATGGTGCGGCACATGGGCTCGGCCCTGACGGACGTGACCTACGTGTTCGACGAGCCGACCATCGGGCTGCACCCGCACGACGTGCGGCAGATGAACGCCCTCCTCCAGCGCCTGCGGGACAAGGGCAACACGGTGCTCGTCGTCGAGCACAAGCCCGAGGTCATGGCGGCCGCGGACCACCTGGTCGACATGGGGCCGGGCGCCGGCACCCACGGCGGCACCGTCGTCTATCAGGGCGACCTCGCGGGCCTGCGCACCTCGGGGACTGCGACCGGCAAGCACCTGGACCAGGCCGTGACGGTCAAGGCCACGCCCCGCACGCCGACCGGGGTGCTGCGCATCGAGCACGCGAACCTGCACAACCTCCGGGACGTCTCGGTGGACGTGCCGCTCGGGGTGCTGGTCGCGGTGACCGGCGTGGCCGGGTCGGGCAAGAGCTCGCTCATCCACGGCTGCCTGCCGCGCGACGGCGTCACGTTCGTCGACCAGTCGGTGATCCGCGGGTCCCGGCGGTCCAACCCCGCGACCTACACCGGCATCCTGGAACCCATCCGCAAGCAGTACGCCCGGGCCAACGGGGTCAAGCCGGCACTGTTCAGCGCAAACTCGGCGGGCGCGTGCCCAGAGTGCAAGGGCGTGGGCCTCATCTACACCGACCTCGCCTTCATGGCGGGCGTCGCGAGCGTGTGCGAGGCGTGCGGCGGCAAGCGGTTCACCGACGAGGTGCTGGGCTACACCCTGCGGGGTAAGAACATCGCCGAGGTACTCGCCATGTCCGTCGAGGAGGCCCTGAACTTCTTCACGGAGAAGACGGTGCTCCCCATGCTGTCGCGCCTGTCCGACGTCGGGCTGGACTACATCTCCCTCGGCCAGCACCTGAACACGCTGTCCGGCGGCGAGCGGCAGCGCCTCAAGCTGGCGATCGAGATGGGCGGCGACACCCCGACGTTCGTGCTCGACGAGCCGACCGCCGGGCTGCACATGCAGGACGTCGACAACCTGTCCGGCCTGCTCGACCGCCTCGTCGACTCCGGCCGGTCCGTGATCGTCGTCGAGCACAACCTGTCGGTCGTCGCGCGGGCCGACTGGGTGATCGACATGGGTCCGGGCGGCGGGCACGACGGCGGCCGCGTGGTCTTCGAGGGCACGCCCGCTGACCTCGCCCGTCAGGAGTCCTCGCTGACGGGCCGCCACCTCGCGGAGCTGCTCGCCTGA
- a CDS encoding DUF501 domain-containing protein: MNTATETVSDDDLRVLAEQLGREPRGVVGIAARCVCGRPTVARTAPRLPDGTPFPTVFYLTHPGAVAAASTLEANGVMKEMTARLETDEELAAAYRKAHEHYLAQREAIGHVDEIDGISAGGMPTRVKCLHVLFAHALAAGPGVNPLGDEALALARDTWRPDRCTC, from the coding sequence GTGAACACCGCGACTGAGACCGTGTCCGACGACGACCTGCGTGTCCTTGCCGAGCAGCTCGGCCGGGAGCCCCGCGGCGTCGTGGGGATCGCGGCGCGCTGCGTGTGCGGGCGTCCGACGGTGGCGCGCACCGCGCCCCGGCTGCCCGACGGCACCCCGTTCCCGACCGTCTTCTACCTGACCCACCCCGGTGCGGTCGCCGCCGCCTCGACGCTGGAGGCCAACGGCGTCATGAAGGAGATGACGGCGCGGCTCGAGACCGACGAGGAGCTCGCCGCCGCCTACCGGAAGGCGCACGAGCACTACCTGGCGCAGCGCGAGGCGATCGGCCACGTCGACGAGATCGACGGCATCTCCGCCGGCGGTATGCCGACGCGCGTCAAGTGCCTGCACGTCCTGTTCGCGCACGCGCTCGCCGCCGGCCCGGGCGTGAACCCGCTCGGCGACGAGGCGCTCGCGCTGGCCCGGGACACGTGGCGCCCGGACCGCTGCACCTGCTGA
- a CDS encoding ABC transporter ATP-binding protein, which produces MYQIDDLTKTYQQGKRVVRALRGVSLTIGDGELVAVQGPTGGGKSTLLQMLGGLDRPTSGTVKLDGADLAGMSDAQLTAARAETIGFVFQNFNLIPTLTALENVETALVPAKIPRQTRNARALAALESVGLGDRGDHLPGELSGGQQQRVAIARALVKNPKVLLADEPTGNLDEETRDEIVDLIVGLWKDQGLTIVLVTHDSVVAQRTPRRLRIAKGAVKDLTAA; this is translated from the coding sequence ATGTATCAGATCGACGACCTGACGAAGACGTACCAGCAGGGCAAGCGTGTCGTGCGTGCGCTCCGGGGTGTGTCCCTGACCATCGGCGACGGCGAGCTCGTGGCCGTCCAGGGCCCGACCGGCGGCGGCAAGTCCACCCTGCTGCAGATGCTCGGCGGGCTGGACCGTCCGACGTCGGGCACCGTTAAGCTCGACGGGGCCGACCTGGCCGGGATGAGCGACGCGCAGCTCACCGCGGCGCGGGCCGAGACCATCGGGTTCGTGTTCCAGAACTTCAACCTGATCCCGACGCTCACCGCGCTGGAGAACGTGGAGACGGCGCTCGTGCCGGCCAAGATCCCGCGGCAGACCCGGAACGCGCGGGCGCTGGCGGCGCTGGAGTCCGTGGGGCTCGGCGACCGGGGCGACCACCTGCCGGGCGAGCTCTCGGGCGGGCAGCAGCAGCGCGTCGCCATCGCGCGGGCGCTGGTGAAGAACCCCAAGGTGCTGCTGGCCGACGAGCCCACCGGCAACCTCGACGAGGAGACCCGCGACGAGATCGTGGACCTCATCGTGGGGCTGTGGAAGGACCAGGGACTGACGATCGTGCTGGTCACGCACGACTCGGTGGTCGCGCAGCGGACGCCGCGCCGGCTGCGGATCGCCAAGGGCGCGGTGAAGGACCTGACGGCGGCCTGA
- the eno gene encoding phosphopyruvate hydratase gives MASIEAVGAREILDSRGNPTVEVEIVLDDNTFARAAVPSGASTGAFEAVELRDGDKGRYLGKGVEKAVAAVNDEIAPELIGYDAEEQRIIDQALLDLDGTPNKGKLGANAILGVSLAVAKAAAKSSGLDLFRYVGGPNAHVLPVPMMNILNGGSHADSNVDIQEFMVAPIGAPTFREALRTGTEVYHSLKSVLKEKGLGTGLGDEGGFAPNLGSNREALDLILVAIERAGLTPGTDVGLALDVASTEFFSEGVYAFEGGKKTPDEMIAYYEQLVADYPLVSIEDPLSEDEWDSWSGLMSKVGDKVQIVGDDLFVTNPERLAKGIELKSANSLLVKLNQIGTLTETLDAVTLAQRNGFTTMTSHRSGETEDTTIADLSVATNAGQIKTGAPARGERINKYNQLLRIEEALDEAGTYAGRSAFPRFQG, from the coding sequence GTGGCTAGCATCGAAGCCGTTGGAGCACGCGAGATCCTCGACTCGCGCGGCAACCCCACCGTGGAGGTGGAGATCGTCCTCGACGACAACACCTTCGCCCGTGCGGCGGTCCCGTCCGGTGCCTCGACCGGCGCGTTCGAGGCCGTCGAGCTGCGTGACGGCGACAAGGGCCGTTACCTGGGCAAGGGCGTCGAGAAGGCGGTCGCGGCCGTCAACGACGAGATCGCCCCCGAGCTCATCGGGTACGACGCCGAGGAGCAGCGCATCATCGACCAGGCCCTCCTGGACCTGGACGGCACGCCGAACAAGGGCAAGCTGGGCGCCAACGCGATCCTGGGCGTGTCCCTCGCCGTCGCGAAGGCCGCCGCCAAGAGCTCGGGCCTGGACCTGTTCCGCTACGTGGGCGGCCCGAACGCGCACGTCCTGCCCGTGCCGATGATGAACATCCTGAACGGCGGGTCCCACGCGGACTCGAACGTCGACATCCAGGAGTTCATGGTCGCCCCGATCGGCGCCCCCACGTTCCGTGAGGCGCTCCGCACCGGCACCGAGGTGTACCACTCCCTCAAGTCCGTGCTGAAGGAGAAGGGCCTGGGCACCGGCCTGGGCGACGAGGGCGGCTTCGCGCCGAACCTCGGCAGCAACCGCGAGGCGCTCGACCTGATCCTCGTCGCGATCGAGCGCGCCGGCCTCACGCCGGGCACCGACGTGGGCCTGGCGCTCGACGTCGCGTCCACCGAGTTCTTCTCGGAGGGCGTGTACGCGTTCGAGGGCGGCAAGAAGACGCCGGACGAGATGATCGCGTACTACGAGCAGCTCGTGGCGGACTACCCGCTGGTCTCGATCGAGGACCCGCTGTCCGAGGACGAGTGGGACTCGTGGAGCGGCCTCATGAGCAAGGTCGGCGACAAGGTGCAGATCGTCGGCGACGACCTGTTCGTCACCAACCCGGAGCGCCTGGCCAAGGGCATCGAGCTCAAGTCGGCCAACTCGCTGCTGGTCAAGCTCAACCAGATCGGCACGCTCACCGAGACGCTCGACGCCGTGACGCTGGCGCAGCGCAACGGCTTCACCACGATGACCTCGCACCGCTCCGGCGAGACCGAGGACACCACCATCGCGGACCTGTCCGTCGCGACGAACGCCGGCCAGATCAAGACCGGTGCCCCCGCCCGTGGCGAGCGCATCAACAAGTACAACCAGCTCCTGCGCATCGAAGAGGCGCTCGACGAGGCCGGCACCTACGCCGGTCGCTCGGCGTTCCCGCGCTTCCAGGGCTGA
- a CDS encoding helix-turn-helix domain-containing protein yields the protein MAMISVGTESPAGLGTTHDGAPGARSGTLEHTREPLLRDLVGGILRRARREQRRTLADVATDARVSTAYLSEVERGRKEASSEVLAAVCEALGLRLVDLVERAWADLAIALAEQEEGRRVRVLSSAARRSAGFSSSRHPLQAGQQAPARTSAVGRRGEAVLLAA from the coding sequence ATGGCGATGATCTCGGTAGGTACGGAGAGCCCGGCCGGGCTCGGCACCACGCACGACGGCGCACCGGGAGCCCGGTCGGGCACCCTCGAGCACACCCGGGAACCGCTGCTGCGCGACCTCGTCGGTGGCATCCTCCGGCGCGCGCGGCGCGAGCAGCGCCGCACCCTGGCCGACGTCGCCACCGACGCGCGCGTCTCGACCGCCTACCTCTCCGAGGTCGAGCGGGGGCGCAAGGAGGCCTCCTCCGAGGTGCTCGCCGCGGTGTGCGAGGCGCTCGGCCTGCGCCTGGTCGACCTCGTGGAGCGCGCGTGGGCCGACCTCGCGATCGCCCTCGCGGAGCAGGAGGAGGGCCGCCGGGTCCGCGTCCTGTCCTCCGCCGCCCGCCGCTCGGCCGGCTTCTCGTCGTCGCGCCACCCGCTCCAGGCCGGCCAACAGGCTCCGGCCCGCACGTCCGCCGTCGGGCGGCGCGGGGAGGCCGTGCTGCTGGCGGCCTGA
- a CDS encoding Ppx/GppA phosphatase family protein, with translation MTSTRVAAIDCGTNSIRLLVADVDAAGNLTELDRRMEVVRLGQGVDRTGELAPEALERTLAATRQYATAVEAAGAERVRFVATSATRDARNRDAFFDGVRDALGVDVEVISGHEEAQLSFRGATGAVAENHAGPFLVVDLGGGSTELVLGTSTVDASISMDIGSVRMTERHLHGDPPSAGEIEEARADVRAHLDDAARVVPLGETATLVGLAGSITTVTAHALGLAEYRRERVNQAELPVETVLESCAALLAAPRAERTAMGFLHPGRVDVIAAGALVWSEVIQRVAADVRTAGGSLTHVVTSEYDILDGIALSMG, from the coding sequence GTGACTTCCACTCGCGTGGCCGCGATCGACTGCGGCACCAACTCGATCCGCCTGCTGGTCGCGGACGTCGACGCCGCCGGAAACCTCACGGAGCTCGACCGCCGCATGGAGGTGGTGCGGCTGGGCCAGGGCGTGGACCGCACCGGTGAGCTCGCGCCCGAGGCGCTGGAGCGCACCCTCGCGGCGACCCGGCAGTACGCGACCGCCGTCGAGGCCGCGGGCGCCGAGCGCGTGCGGTTCGTGGCGACGTCGGCCACGCGGGACGCACGCAACCGCGACGCGTTCTTCGACGGGGTCCGGGACGCGCTCGGCGTCGACGTCGAGGTGATCAGCGGGCACGAGGAGGCGCAGCTGTCGTTCCGCGGCGCGACCGGTGCCGTCGCGGAGAACCACGCCGGCCCGTTCCTCGTGGTCGACCTCGGCGGCGGCTCCACGGAGCTGGTGCTCGGCACGAGCACGGTTGACGCGAGCATCTCGATGGACATCGGCTCGGTCCGGATGACGGAGCGGCACCTGCACGGCGACCCGCCGTCGGCCGGCGAGATCGAGGAGGCGCGTGCCGATGTCCGTGCCCACCTGGACGACGCCGCCCGCGTGGTCCCGCTCGGGGAGACCGCCACGCTCGTGGGGCTGGCGGGCTCGATCACGACCGTCACCGCACACGCCCTTGGCCTGGCCGAGTACCGGCGCGAGCGCGTGAACCAGGCGGAGCTGCCGGTCGAGACCGTGCTGGAGTCCTGCGCGGCGCTCCTCGCGGCGCCGCGGGCCGAGCGCACGGCGATGGGCTTCCTGCACCCGGGGCGGGTCGACGTGATCGCGGCCGGGGCGCTCGTGTGGTCCGAGGTGATCCAGCGCGTCGCGGCCGACGTCCGGACGGCGGGCGGGTCGCTGACGCACGTGGTCACGAGCGAGTACGACATCCTCGACGGGATCGCGCTGTCGATGGGCTGA
- a CDS encoding ClpP family protease, whose product MTETSQTQPLDDHLATRLLHQRIVLVGSEIDDAVANRVTSQLLLLAAEDPAADISLYLNSPGGPTSAGLVVHDTMRLLPNAVSTVAIGFVGGTAQLLLAAGAPGKRYALPHARIMMHQPAGGAGGTTTDVVVQAENIRHIEDVVTRLQSEDTGQRVETIAADAGRDRWFTAEQAVDYGIVDRIVDRVDDVRPGGKRRAGL is encoded by the coding sequence ATGACCGAGACCAGCCAGACCCAGCCCCTCGACGACCACCTCGCCACGCGCCTGCTGCACCAGCGGATCGTGCTGGTCGGCAGCGAGATCGACGACGCCGTCGCCAACCGCGTGACCTCGCAGCTCCTGCTGCTCGCCGCCGAGGACCCGGCGGCCGACATCAGCCTCTACCTCAACTCCCCCGGCGGCCCGACGAGCGCCGGGCTGGTCGTCCACGACACGATGCGGCTGCTGCCGAACGCCGTCTCCACGGTCGCGATCGGCTTCGTGGGCGGCACGGCGCAGCTCCTGCTGGCGGCCGGCGCCCCGGGCAAGCGCTACGCGCTGCCGCACGCGCGGATCATGATGCACCAGCCGGCCGGCGGGGCCGGCGGCACGACGACGGACGTCGTGGTGCAGGCCGAGAACATCCGGCACATCGAGGACGTGGTGACGCGGCTCCAGTCCGAGGACACCGGGCAGCGGGTGGAGACGATCGCCGCGGACGCCGGGCGCGACCGCTGGTTCACCGCCGAGCAGGCCGTGGACTACGGCATCGTCGACAGGATCGTGGACCGGGTGGACGACGTCCGGCCGGGCGGGAAGCGGCGCGCCGGGCTCTGA
- a CDS encoding ABC transporter permease, which yields MFFTYLRRELRNRRKQTVVVAIGLAVAIALVIVVNAVSTGVRNAQSEVLESVYGVGTDITVNQAAEGPGEGGGPGRFDFGGDEGEAGEDGTRSLAQDRLSTAMGSTSFDAAALESVSGLDHVTGVAATLDLQNMSFSGEMPDFEAMQEGGGPAQLQMGEDGSAEGSAGGSSFEIEQFTVTGVDPDAAAVGPLTTATVADGRTLEAGDENVAVLDATYAEQQELAVGDTITTGGEKLEIVGTVSSTTGDGVATASDVYVPLATAQTLADLADQVTDVYVQVDSAENVDAVAAAIEGELPDASVSTQSDLAENVTGSLSTASNLIGTLGTWLSIIVLAAAFGLAILFTVSGVNRRTRELGTLKAIGWSKGRVVGQVAGESVVQGLIGGVAGLAIGALAVFAINLAGITLSGGTSGGGFTMGGPGGGGGAALPDGGGAGGAGGATGGFGGVRPAGMADAASSAVDVALQAPVSLWIVLAAVGLAVLGGLIAGVVGGQRAARLRPVEALRSLA from the coding sequence ATGTTCTTCACCTATCTGCGCAGAGAGCTGCGCAACCGACGCAAGCAGACGGTCGTGGTCGCGATCGGCCTCGCCGTCGCGATCGCGCTGGTCATCGTCGTCAACGCGGTCTCGACCGGCGTCAGGAACGCCCAGTCCGAGGTGCTCGAGTCGGTCTACGGCGTCGGTACCGACATCACGGTCAACCAGGCCGCCGAGGGGCCGGGCGAGGGCGGCGGTCCCGGCCGGTTCGACTTCGGCGGGGACGAGGGCGAGGCCGGCGAGGACGGCACCCGCAGCCTCGCGCAGGACCGCCTGAGCACGGCCATGGGTTCCACCTCGTTCGACGCCGCCGCGCTGGAGTCGGTCTCCGGCCTGGACCACGTGACCGGCGTCGCCGCGACCCTGGACCTGCAGAACATGTCCTTCTCCGGCGAGATGCCGGACTTCGAGGCCATGCAGGAGGGCGGCGGCCCCGCGCAGCTCCAGATGGGCGAGGACGGTTCGGCCGAGGGGTCGGCCGGCGGGTCGTCCTTCGAGATCGAGCAGTTCACCGTCACGGGCGTGGACCCGGACGCCGCCGCCGTCGGGCCGCTGACCACCGCCACGGTGGCCGACGGCCGGACGCTGGAGGCGGGCGACGAGAATGTCGCCGTCCTGGACGCCACGTACGCCGAGCAGCAGGAGCTCGCCGTCGGCGACACGATCACCACGGGCGGCGAGAAGCTGGAGATCGTCGGCACCGTCTCCTCCACGACGGGCGACGGCGTCGCGACCGCGTCCGACGTCTACGTGCCGCTCGCCACGGCCCAGACCCTCGCGGACCTCGCCGACCAGGTCACCGACGTCTACGTGCAGGTCGACTCGGCCGAGAACGTGGACGCCGTCGCGGCCGCGATCGAGGGCGAGCTGCCCGACGCCTCCGTGAGCACGCAGTCCGACCTCGCCGAGAACGTCACCGGCTCGCTCTCGACGGCGTCCAACCTGATCGGGACGCTCGGCACCTGGCTGAGCATCATCGTGCTGGCCGCGGCCTTCGGCCTCGCGATCCTGTTCACCGTCTCCGGCGTGAACCGCCGCACCCGCGAGCTGGGCACCCTCAAGGCGATCGGCTGGAGCAAGGGCCGCGTCGTCGGCCAGGTGGCCGGGGAGTCCGTGGTGCAGGGCCTGATCGGCGGTGTCGCCGGCCTGGCGATCGGCGCCCTGGCCGTGTTCGCGATCAACCTGGCGGGCATCACGCTGAGCGGCGGCACCTCGGGCGGCGGCTTCACGATGGGCGGCCCGGGCGGTGGCGGCGGCGCTGCGCTGCCCGACGGCGGCGGCGCGGGCGGGGCCGGCGGTGCGACCGGCGGCTTCGGCGGGGTGCGCCCTGCCGGGATGGCCGACGCCGCGAGCAGCGCCGTCGACGTCGCCCTCCAGGCCCCGGTCAGTCTGTGGATCGTCCTGGCCGCCGTCGGCCTCGCCGTGCTGGGCGGGCTGATCGCGGGCGTGGTCGGCGGCCAGCGTGCGGCACGCCTGCGGCCGGTCGAAGCTCTTCGCTCTCTCGCGTGA